In Ostrea edulis chromosome 10, xbOstEdul1.1, whole genome shotgun sequence, one genomic interval encodes:
- the LOC125665713 gene encoding porphobilinogen deaminase-like has protein sequence MDPKKIIRVGSRKSQLAMIQTTTIIEALTSAHPDVSFEVVSMETIGDKVQDVALPKIGLSGVFTKELETALFLNHVDIVVHSMKDCPALLPNGLVIGTVFKRDSPYDVVVMNIQNTGKTLSELPAGSVVGTSSLRRIAQVSRIHPHLKFESIRGSLNSRLEKLDDCNKYAALILAEAGLSRMGWENRLSERLEDSGCLYAVCQGAIGVECREDDKETLSLLDAITDRETMLQCVTERSFIKHLGVGYKAPVCVHCDITKDEIRLSGAVYSLDGQESQVLDKRADLHPDGQRGKGDVIPTQNANYMSVAVGSKAPREEMAVAQRTGAKLAEEFLNSAAKDVLMTAKVSTENAILLERTRRAIKV, from the exons ATGGACCCGAAAAAAATAATCCGTGTTGGCTCCAGAAAAAGTCAG CTGGCTATGATACAAACTACCACCATCATAGAGGCCTTGACGTCAGCACACCCGGATGTTTCATTTGAAGTCG TTTCTATGGAAACCATTGGAGATAAAGTCCAGGATGTCGCTTTACCAAAG attggaTTGTCAGGAGTATTCACAAAGGAATTGGAAACAGCCCTTTTCTTGAATCACGTGGACATTGTCGTCCATTCCATGAAGGATTGTCCGGCACTGCTTCCCAACGGTCTAGTCATCGGAACTGTATTCAA ACGAGACAGTCCTTATGATGTGGTGGTGATGAACATTCAAAACACTGGGAAAACCCTGTCGGAACTCCCTGCGGGCAG TGTTGTAGGTACGAGTTCTTTGCGTCGAATTGCACAGGTATCCAGGATCCACCCCCATCTCAAGTTCGAAAGCATC AGAGGGAGTTTGAACTCCCGTCTGGAGAAGCTCGACGACTGCAATAAGTATGCTGCCCTGATTTTGGCGGAGGCCGGACTATCCAGAATGGGGTGGGAGAACCGACTGTCTGAG AGACTTGAGGACAGTGGTTGTCTGTATGCAGTTTGTCAAGGAGCCATTGGTGTAGAATGCCGAGAAGACGATAAAGAAACGTTGTCTCTGTTAGACGCCATCACAGATCGGGAGACGATGCTACAGTGTGTTACAGAGCGATCTTTCATAAAACATCTG GGTGTAGGATACAAAGCGCCTGTGTGTGTACACTGTGACATCACAAAGGATGAG ATCCGTCTAAGTGGAGCTGTGTACAGTCTGGATGGTCAAGAATCGCAGGTGCTGGACAAACGAGCTGACCTTCATCCTGATGGACAAAGAGGA AAAGGGGATGTGATACCTACCCAGAACGCTAACTATATGTCGGTAGCGGTGGGGAGCAAGGCCCCGAGGGAGGAGATGGCAGTAGCGCAGCGTACTGGGGCCAAACTGGCGGAGGAATTTCTCAACTCGGCCGCTAAGGACGTACTGATGACAGCTAAAGTGTCTACGGAAAATGCCATTTTACTGGAGAGAACACGGCGGGCAATCAAAGTCTGA